A stretch of DNA from Actinomycetes bacterium:
TTGGCCTTGGGTGCGCTTCTTGACCATGGCCAGCCACCGGCGGTTGCAGGTGCCGCATTGCCACCAGCAGTAGTCGTGCGAGCCTGGTTTGAGCGTGTCGGGGTGGCGGTCTGGATGGGTGATGTTGCTGCGGAACTCCGTGGCGAGCTGCGGGAACAGGTCTCGCAGGGCGTTGCCGGGCGCGGCGGTGGCGCGGGCTTGGCCGTGCCGCTTGCGACCGCAGCGTGGACAGCCGGTTCCCGCCTGGCCAGTCCGGTTGGCGACCACCGCCGCCCACACATAGCCGCAGGCGCGGCAGCGCCAGCGGCACCGATCGTTCGACCTGGGCGTGAGCTGGGTCGGTCCGTGGCCGGGATGGTCGAGATTGGCCTGGTACTCGGCGGCCAGATCAGGATGAATCACGGCCAGGCACCGGGCCGGGTCGGCGGTCGCGTAGGCGCGTCCTCGGGCGGCGCGGCGGCAGCGAGGGCAGGTGCCGTCGGCGCGCACGGCATCGCGCACGGTTGCCTTCCACGGCGCCTGGCACCGCCGGCAGCGCCAGCGGCACTGGTCCGACGCGGTCGGGGGGAGTTGGGTTGGCTCGTAGCCGGGGCGGGTGAGGTTGCACTGGTACAAGGCGGCAAGGTCCGGGTGCAGGTCCGCCAGCGCCCGGCCCGGCGGCGCGACGGCCCGGCAGGCGCGGCGGCGGCTGGCGCATCCACGGCAGCCCGCGTCCGAGCGGACCCTGACGAACACGGCGCTGTCCCACTGCCTGCCGCAGTCGGTGCAGCGCCAGCGGCAGCGGTCGTTGGACGACGGGGCCAGCCAGGCGGGTCCCAGGCCGGGATGGGTGAGGTTGGCGACAAACTCGCGGGCAAGGTGCGGCGCGGCGTCCACGGCGGACGGCGTCGGCGGGCTGCCGAGCAGCCGACGCCAAGTCGCCGCCGCCGCTCGAAGGGCAAGGGTTTGCACCTGGGGCGTCAGGTCCTGGAGCTCGACGCCGGCCTCGGCCAGGGGCACGGCAAGAACCTTGGTCCAGTGCCAGGCGTCGGCGGTGTCCTCCGCCAGGTCGGTGGTGCAGCCGTGCAACGGGCCGAGGCTGCAGGGACGGACGCGACGGTAGGACGCGTAGCCGGCTGCGGCCATGCGGGCGGCCTTGCGGGCGTCCTTGGCCTGGCCGTGGGCGTGCCAGCGCAGCGGATCGAGGTCGATCCACCAGCCCAGCGCGGGCAGGTGCAGGTCGACCCGCTCGTCCCGCCGGCTCGTGCCGGCCACCGGCGCGTCGACCTGGACCGCAAGCCCGGTCGCCGCGCGAAGCAGGCTGGCGACCTCCAGCTCGAACAGCGACCGGCCCGTGACCCCGCAGCGGCGGCAGCCGCTCGCCTGCCGGATCCGACTGGCGATCACCACGTCCCACTGGTGGCCGCGCACGCACTGCCAGCGGCAGAGGTCGTTGGATCCGGTCCGCAGCTTGTCCAGGTCCCGGCCCGGGTGGGTCAGGTTGGCGACGAACTCGCCAACAAGATGCGGGTACAACACGGCCACCGACACCTCGGCCGGTGCGAGCGCGCGCTCCCGTCCCCGACGTCGCGCGGCGCACACCGGACACCCGCAACCCCGCCGAGTGCGAGTCCAGACCGGCGCCTCCCACCGGTGGCCGCACTCGGCGCACTGCCAGCGGCAGCGATTGTCTGATACCGGCCGCATCTGCGCCAAGGTGACGCCAGGCCGGTCGAGGTTGCCGCGGAACTCGGCCACCAAATGCGGATACACGTCGGCGGCCGAGCGGCCCGGCAGCGGCGCTGCCCTCGCGGCCCCACGCCGCCGGTAGGAGCACGGCCGGCAACCCGTACCCCGCACGCGGTTGCCCACGGTGGTATCCCACACCTGGCCGCACACACAGCATCGCCACCGGCAGCGCTCTCCACTACCCGCGGCGAGCTGCTCGAACCTGCGCGTCGGATCGCGAAGGCAGCAGACAAACTCCTCCGCCAGGTCCGGGCGTGCCTCCATGGCCAACACCAGGCGAGCACCACCGATCGGTGTCTGGCGTGCGGATGGGATCCGTGGCGGCTGCTGGACCCGCTCTGCCTGGTCGGTGGCTACTTGGATGGCGGCACCCGCAGTGGCTCGGGCATGGCGACCACGCGCACGGGGAAGTAGGGGTTTGCCAGCTTGAGGGTCTTGCCGAGGACACGCATGCCGCGGTCGCCGGTGGCGACCAGGACCGGCGGGGCGTTGGCGGGGCCGGTCACCTGGTGGAAGAACTCAGCGCGGTCCAGCAGCTCGGCGTCGTTGCTGGTCTGTCGTTGATGGCCGGGCATGTCGGGGAGGATCTCCAGGGTGAGCCCGGGGTCGTCAGGGCTGATCTCGGCTGCCTCGCCGCCAAGGGCGGTGTCCACGAACGGGTCGAGGAAGGCCAGCGCCGCCCTTGCCGAGCGGCTCAGCCGCCGGTTGCCAGCGTGGGTGTGGCCGTCCAGCTCGTTGAACGTCAGCGTCGGAACGACCAGGCGAAGGCGCTCAGTCGGCTGGATCTGGCCCCGGGGATCGGCTGGATCGTTGAGGAGCTTGCGCCACTGGGCTCGGGTGATCCGCTCCCCGGCATCGGCCGGCTCACCCATGCTGGTGCGCCACTGGGCTCGCGCCTGCCGCCACTGCGCTGCCGCCTCGCCTTGGTCGGTCGCAAGCGGGTCGACGCCGAACGGGTCGAAGTTGAGGAACACCGACGTGTCCAGGATCAGACCGTGCCCGAGGAACTGTGACGCTGGAGGTTCCGGCGGGCGGAACTGGTCGAACAGCCGGAGAGAGCCGAGGAGCTCCTCCAGGTACCGCTCTTGTGCGGCCAGCTCGGCTTGCAGCAGGCTGTGCAGGCGGGTGACGCGGGCATCAGCACTCGGGTCGGTCTGAAGGATGCGCTGGTAGTGCCCCGCGTACAGGCCGTCGACGACGTCGCGATCAGTGAACAGCTCGCGGAGTTTGCGCTCGGCGCGCTCGACCCATTCCAGGTAGCCGACCCGGTCAAGAGTGCGGGCGTTCTGCGCACCTCTCAGCAGCTCCTGGACGTCGCCGAGCGCCTTCTCGATCGTGAACCCCGCACGGATTCTCATAGCTTGCCGCGCTCGCTTTCCTCTCCTGTCCGAGTGTGTCATCCGCGTCGAGACACCCGGGGCGAAGCCGTGTGGCGGCCTGGTCGGCCGGTCGGTCGGCGAGGCCGCGCCTGTACGGGCATGTGGTGGCGCGGACGATCGCTCCGCGGCTCCTATGCTGCCTGCTCTCTTTCGCTGAGTTCTTCGGTCATCAGTCGCAGCAGCGCGGTGGCCAACAGCACGGCCCGCAGCGCGTTGACCGGCCGGTACACGCTCGGGTTGACGCAGTGGACCGTGCCGTGACGGCTGTACGCCGACCCGCGAGCCTGGTAGTCGTAGTCCTCCCGGTAGGCGGCGAACACCGCGGAGCCGACCAGCCCGAACCGCCACGCCCGCAGACAGACGTCGTCGCCAAGCGGTTCACCGAACGCCGCCTTGATCCGCTGCGAGACGCCCTTGCCCGTGAACAGGAAGGTCGCGGCGCGGTCCAGGTGGTGCCTGGCGATGGTCTCCACGACGTTGGTGGCCAGGGCCTGGGCAGGGGCGTCGCAGCCGGCGTGGTAGGAAGCAACCGCCTGCCTGACAAAGCCAGCCAGCTCCATCATGTCGGGGTGGGTCACCTCGTCCAAGCAGGCGTCGCAGTCCTCGAGGACGTCGGCTTCG
This window harbors:
- a CDS encoding zinc-ribbon domain-containing protein; the protein is MAVLYPHLVGEFVANLTHPGRDLDKLRTGSNDLCRWQCVRGHQWDVVIASRIRQASGCRRCGVTGRSLFELEVASLLRAATGLAVQVDAPVAGTSRRDERVDLHLPALGWWIDLDPLRWHAHGQAKDARKAARMAAAGYASYRRVRPCSLGPLHGCTTDLAEDTADAWHWTKVLAVPLAEAGVELQDLTPQVQTLALRAAAATWRRLLGSPPTPSAVDAAPHLAREFVANLTHPGLGPAWLAPSSNDRCRWRCTDCGRQWDSAVFVRVRSDAGCRGCASRRRACRAVAPPGRALADLHPDLAALYQCNLTRPGYEPTQLPPTASDQCRWRCRRCQAPWKATVRDAVRADGTCPRCRRAARGRAYATADPARCLAVIHPDLAAEYQANLDHPGHGPTQLTPRSNDRCRWRCRACGYVWAAVVANRTGQAGTGCPRCGRKRHGQARATAAPGNALRDLFPQLATEFRSNITHPDRHPDTLKPGSHDYCWWQCGTCNRRWLAMVKKRTQGQGCPACRQASRRSR